ttattattCAGAAACAAATAGAAAAGGACTGGAGAGAATGTAAAGCCTGTGGCCACACTTTGCTTGGAATTGCCATTTGCTATGTACAGTGTGACTGCAagtctttctgcaggtgtcaATGGCATCGTGTATTTTTGCTTTGAAGCAATGGTCCCAATCTGTTTAACAGATAGTCAAACCTTTCTCCAgtcattctaaaatacctaaaatatctctcactgtcacatTCCCGCATCTCTCCAATTAGTGTATAACATTCTCCCTTTTggattctctgttggttgagaggacggatgtaccaacaacgtgtttttttttttaaactcttgtgtaagaggtacaaactcagcacatctcctaaaatgtcaatttttccaATTACgcgaatgcagtctgtattttaaCGGCATCTGCATGGTCAAAAGGGCTATGACACGATGTGTCcttcgtacagcaaatagtgaagctacagagcttttatagctgtctgcgcctgatGTATCGCATTCATCTGTGACAGAATTACAAACCGACCCTTCGTATTTCAACTAATTCTTTTAACTTTAATTGTGTTTAATGGTATTCTAATATATTCacatgttttttctatttttattgttTCAGGAATGTCAATACCTACTCAAGACATCCTTTACAGTGCACTGGGTTCTTTGATTAAGGAGAGAAAGATTTACCATACTGGAGAAGGGTATTTCATTGTAACGCCGCAAACTTACTTCATAACAAACAGCCTGATGAAAGACAACCACAAATGGCTCATACCAGAAAAAGACCACCCATCGCCACCTTCAGTTACATATCTGGTGAGCACAGAAACCTGTGCGGACACAATAAATGACTTTGTTCCCTCTGTGGCTCATTGTAAGTCCTGCCATTGTTTCAGCCAAACACCAGCACAGTCTGCACAAGACCAGCAGTCCATCAGTGAGCACAATGGGAAAGGTCAGAGGTGCAGCAAGGAAACCAAGACCTTAGTTCAACACCAGTCTACCTCTACAGCAGCCAACTACCGCCCGTGCGAGCCATTGACCGCCAGGAAAGACAAAGTCTGCAAAAAGTTTGGTCTCAACCTGTTCAGACGGAACATATCAAAGAAAGAGAAACACAAAAAGGAATATGCAACCTACTCTGGTCAGTTTCCCCCTGAGGAATGGCCCGTCAGGGATGAGGAGAACTTGAACAACCTTCCCCGGGATTTGGAGCATGAGATAATTAAGAGGATCAACCCAGAACTTACTGTGGACAACTTAGTGAGGCACACCATCATGATGAAGAAAATTGAGGAGCACAGAAACGTCATCAGCAAAGGCACCTCAACAGAAATGCTAGCCACCAAACACCGCCATCAGTCCAAAAGCATTGCCTGGAAAGTAGCTGCCAagacaacaaaacataaaaagaaaGGCCATTCTACCAAAGAAAAGCAAAGGGTGAAAAACAAGCTGGCTCTGCATAGGACAGAGCTAGGGGAAGTAATTGTAGATGGCAACCCTGAAAGCCACCCTGAATATCTCCATGGGCACCTGAGGCCCGAAATCATTGAGGAAGCGGAATTGGAGAACCAAATATGTGATGATCCCATTGATATTGAAACCAAAAATCTTTACAAGAAGCAGATTGATAACCCCTTTCAGGGGAGGCCTGTAAGAGATGCTGGTGCAGGGAAAGGTCTGAAGGGTCATAAAAACCGTGAAATGAAGGCATCCAGGACAGAGAGAGCAGACAGAAGTATGCAGAGGTCAAaatcctgggattcttcaaggaCAAAAGTTGTTGCTGATAATGAAGACATACGAGCAGTTGATGACAGACACTGCAAGGGCATGAAGGCAAATGGGTTGCATTATGATGAGAGTCTGGATCTCAAGCCGGTGAAAGAATGCCTTGGGGATTTTGGTTCAAATTACCCAGAAAGCAGTACTCTGAGAATCGAGGACAAGTACAAACTTCTACAGAACAACCAGCCCAGAAGAAATCTGTTCAGTGATGAACCTCAGAAAGACACAAGATACAAGGTTGTGCCAGATGGGTGTGCAGCTGGCAGTTTGAATCGGAGGTTTATGGCCAGACAGACTGAGGAAAGTCGAGTGGTGGAACAGACTATACATTCCTTACCACCGCAAGTCACCTACCAATGTGATGCAACCGGGATGCTGCCCCCTTGGCAAAGAAAAACAACTGGTCAACACCAGCCTTCATCTCTGCTCAGACAGAGCAACAACAAAGGGGCCAGAAACCAGCCCGGTAACGCTGATCACCTCAACACTACGTATCAACAGTTAAACAATAAGCAAAGTGGACTGATTATTAAAAGCACCGCTCTGCAGACTGAGTCAAGTCCAATGGGCAGCGAGGTTTTCACGGATGAGGATCAGACTCTTTATCAGCAGGCGATCGAAGACGATGACGCCTGCAGTTCCCTGTATCTGAATGAAGATTCAGAGGAGTTGGAGAGCAGTGAAGACTCTCAATCCGGATCAATTCACTATCAGCAGCCCTATTCTAATGCCAGTGTCTGGCACAATACTGCAGCTGAAGATCACTCTGCCAGTACATGCGAGAATCACCCTGCCGTGTTTGGTTCTTGCTATCAGCAAGAGGAGGCAAGGTGGCATGATTCTACCAACAGACACCTGGCAAACCCGCAGAATGGCACTCGTATAGAAAACAGTCACAGGCCCATGTCCCAGTTTATTTACGAACACCTTGAGGAGAAAGAACGTGAAGTGGAAGAAGCTGATCTGGTCGACGGGAGCATATTCGACTTTTGCCAGACGAGTGAGGCTGACTCGGATGCGGAGACCTTGCACAAATCCGCAGACGAAGGAGACGACAAATATGAGCATTGGAACTTGGATCAACAAACGGCAGAGAATCAAAGAAAACAGATTGAGAAAAAGTTAGAGcttataaataacacacacagtgCCATTTCTGGGCAGAGCACCCAAAGTGTGCCCGTTCTTGGAGATTATAGTATTACAGGAGACAGTGGAATAGATTCTCCAAGGTAAGTGTCTACTTTTTTATTTAGCAAATGTTTTTTAATATCTGAAGTCTGTAGAcctttttaaaatacttaaaaataCTTTTAAGTCACTACTGTATTGTAACGGTCCTGGGGGAAATATGGTGTTAATTAATTCACAATTCTCTCAAAATATTAGGTAACTGTGTGTGTCAAAATCTTGAAGTAATTTGTAATACCAAATCCAAGTTATTTAGCTCAACTATTGACCTTAAAATACCAAAACTATTGACCTTAAAATCACCAGGACATGATTAGAAATGCAATAAATTGGTTGCTTCCCATGTGGTGTTGTGCATGTTTATAATCAGATGTCTTATAAAGCAGTGTACTGTTTGTCTTTTCCTTTTGCTGTTTTGGTCTCGTCGCATCACCTGCTTTCTCTTTCCAGACAGTAGTTACCTATGAATGACTcataatttgtgttttttatttttattttttatttggtgcTTGTCAAGAATAGGAAATTCACTGAGAATTCGAGACCTGCTTATCTGTAATTTAATCCTACAGCAAATTTATGTAATTAGCGATAATCAACCCAGATTATTAACAATTCTGATTAATTCACATGGAGAACATTTCAAAGCTTTTGTTCAACTGTATCAGATCCAGAATCCATTCCTGAAACAGATCTAGGTCAATTGtgccagattttctttttttttctttttttttttttgtctaagctttgtttgttttaaatatgtttcttttaaaacttttaCTACAAATTGGAAAAATGTAGCAATTGTGTTTAGTGGCCCACAGCACTTTatcataaagaaaacaaataaagttGTTACATAACACAGTGTAACTTTTGTGAATAGTGTCCTAAGTATATCAATATCaggctttttgtttctttttcaagGACGCGAATGAGTCTGGCCTCCAGTAATTTAGTGATCCTGGAAGGACTGAAGCGGCGAACCTTTCTCCAGAATTTAGAAAACCTCCACTCTAAAAACAATGTGATCCTTTCTCAGAATTCTTTACTTCCGCTGACACCTGTGATTAATGTGTGATTCCCTCGGCTGTCAAACCACGAAGAACTGTACATCTCGCAAGGCTTCCTCACATTGACCCACATTGCAACTTGTACAATTGTATATAGCCTTCTGTCTGTAAATAAGCTAAGGTGAAACTATAATAGGTACTACTTGTTTTGTAAACCTGTTTCatgacatctgtttttttttttttttttttttaatttggtcgGATTATATGTGGAGCCAGTATTGAAATTACTGTAATTAAATATGCCttgttaaaatactttttttgtcatCTTTTTTCATAAGTTAcctttaattgttatttttataaagtagCTCTGGAAGCACAAgaaaatggctttcttttttcataaaactttgatatattaatttaatatctTATTATGATACTTTATATTATAGCTgtaccattgtaaaagcacagggaggtgtagtaagcatggtaaatcaaGGCAAGCTTATTAAAGCATTGTAAACCAAATTCAAAATACATGGTTAACTGCAAGTGTATCATGTCAATTTACTCAATATAAAATCCATGTAAACAGGTGCTGTCCAATGTGTTTAACTGTGGTAGTGcctcatttttctttctttgttaatttttttttttaacattgataACTTTTAGGTTTCAAGAGATGACATGGGCCAGCTTGTTTTCTGTAAGTTAATGTGCAGTTGACCTTGTGTCTGGGAACTTTGGGCAATAAGTGTGTATGAAAAGACACTACTATATATTAAGGATGGAGATAACTGTACATATTGGAACTCATATTTAGTAACAAGAGCAgaatgaaatgttttgtttgtaaaactgtattttgcatgcatttttacattgaaaatgACTTTGTCTGTCATAGGATATTTGTCAATTGATTGTTTAATACACAGAGACGTCACCTATGGCAAAATAACACTTTTTCGAGAATGTATTGACTGAGTTGTGCTAAACAATGTATAATACATGTTACACTACCAGATGTATTAAATCCTGCAGAATATAGTGTGTAGATGGGAATCAAAGCAATTTAACTCACATTTAATAAAAGGCCCTCGAATCATATGTTACAAATCCAATAATTTGAACATGTCATCATTTCCGAAGTGACCAATTTCAGGAGTTTTAGAATTCACTGCAGTGATTGTCTTCAGAAAATGATCAGGTTTGATAACCCTCAGCTAATCAAACATGATTATATTACGCTATTCCTATAGTAAGTCTTCTATGTGCACATATATGTGCTTCACTTTGTGTACTGTTGGTCCAGTTAGGAGTGGACATGTGTTTGACTCCACACTCTTAAAGAGTAATGATAATAAagcctgtgtatgtgtgttcagcTGCCTGACATGGAGATTAGTCCTCATTAGCACCTACTCCTTGTAATGCATGCATTACACATTTTTGGTGCCACATCACAGAAGCAGAACCGTGAATAAACTTGTATTTTATTGAACCTCTTACCGGGTTCGGGAGTGCctaatgttaaaatatagcagTTAAAAGTGTGCTGAGATGGTGTGATTGCAGATCATTCTTAGAAGCATTCATCATTATACTGGTAGAAACCTTCCGTTACACTATTATAGGTTGTAGAGCTCCTGTGGGCCACAGCCCCCTCTAGTGTCATAATAATATGTAAGCATCCATACCAGGAAGCAAGATGCCAAAACTATGTAGGCAAACCAATAAATGTGTAATGTACATGTCTGGCtatacaaaatattattattgttgttgttattattattattattattattattattatttatttcttagcagacgcccttatccagggcgacttacagtcgtaaacaaaaatacatttcaagaatcacagtacaagtattaatacaattaagaacaagataaaatacaatgacttcggttctagcaagtacaagtatatgacaaaatacgattcaataacagagcagataagtgtcagtgatagttacatcaggatataattaaatacaaaatactacagattaaataacactggTGACAGATTACAGGACtttaaagtacaggattaaatgtagtaaaatagggagcagataagagcaagtaaagcgcattaaggaagagtgataaagtgtccagagggaaaagaggagttctacaggtgctgtctgaagaggtgagttttgaggaggtgccggaaggtgatcagggactgggcagtcctgacatctgtatgaaggtcattccaccactgcggggcgagggtggagaaggagcgggctctggaggcaggggagtgtagaggaggtacagccagtcttctagtgcaggaggagcggagaggtcgagtgggggtgtagggagagatgagggtctggaggtagctgggtgcagtctggtcaaggcatctgtaggtgagtacaagagtcttgaactagaTGCGAGCAGTgacagtggagtgagcggagcagtggagttgtgtgggagaagcgaggcagagagaacaccaggcgagcagtggagttctggatgagctggagcggatgggtggcggactcAGGGAGGTCAGCCAGGAGgcagttgcagtagtcaaggcgggagagtaccaataCCAATATACTAGATGACTGATGATAACCACAATAAAATTTAGTATACACCATAGATTTCTTTTTTCTGGTTAACCACAGGTACAGAAAGTCATGTTTTCCCCATGGCTTACTATGCATGTACCATAGTttattttgtcatgttttttttttttaatatactttaccttACCTCTCAGGGCTTTATAATGCTTAGCTATGGTAAGCTTCCAAGGGAAATCACATTTCGAATATACATTTGGACACCACCTAGTGaaaattatttgtttgtgttgataATAAAAATAGTACTGTTACAAACAATATGTTGTGACTCTTGTAGTGTCAATATGAAGGATTTCAATTTGATAGACACATTTTAAGCCACTGGAAACAAAACATTCCAAGCTTTTTCTGCTTGAACAGAAACCAGGATTTATTCATCTTCCAAATACCTTTGGAAGACGATGGGGTCTATTTGCAGCCATCACCGCAGCCAGACGAGCCAGACGCAGAGGCTGCTGCTTTTAACGGCAGGCGGCACAATTACTCTTAACACCTTCACAGCAATTTGTGACAGATTTCTACCACATAATAAAATAGAGCTTCATCTCTGATCTTGTGTTTGAAAGACCTTTTCACTTTGACTTAATTGAAGTCATGTTTTCCTGCCATAATGTAACTTTTTATGACATGTATTAGAAGCCCACCAGAACCTTACACAATCCTTAGCATGATATAGGACAGTGATGGACAATTCCCACTGTAATAGGTAAACCAAAGTGGGTGGAGGTTGAATTTGTTCAACTGAACAGGTACAAACATAGTTGAGCAAATACCCAATCTGAAAGAACCACAGTTGTCCATAGTTGATATAGGAggtaatataacatttaaaatactgcGTTCAATTCTGTTCCCTGAATTAAGAACAtaagtacataagaaagtttacaaatgagaggaggccattcagcccatcttgctcatttggttgttagtagcttattgatcccaaaatctcatcaagtagcttcttgaaggatcccagggtgtcagcttcaacaacattactggggggttggttccagaccctcacaattctctgtgtaaaaagtacatcctattttctgttctgaatgccctttatctaatctccatttgtgactcctggtccttgtttctttttttcaggtcaaaaaagtcccctgggttgacatcgtcaataccttttagaattttgaatgcaaaatataatataacagcctgtggcaatgcgccccgcccctgtgtgcatttgtgtgttttgtatgtatgttgcgtgtgtaaatgttggtgtatagattggtacacgggatataaacgggtctgtgttttcacgtgtgtttaaaaagtgtagatttgtatttaggcacgaggagagcacaaatcacttcacgtgctggttaaatgtaatatgtgagcacggggttgcacagaattaattcacgtgctgggattcaagtgaataattaattagtaattgaatcccagcacaacagtataaatagacgcacatttcttNNNNNNNNNNNNNNNNNNNNNNNNNNNNNNNNNNNNNNNNNNNNNNNNNNNNNNNNNNNNNNNNNNNNNNNNNNNNNNNNNNNNNNNNNNNNNNNNNNNNNNNNNNNNNNNNNNNNNNNNNNNNNNNNNNNNNNNNNNNNNNNNNNNNNNNNNNNNNNNNNNNNNNNNNNNNNNNNNNNNNNNNNNNNNNNNNNNNNNNNACAGCCCCTTTGAAATCAGTGCTAAAAAGCACCTTGACACCAAATATGTACCTAGCCTAAGACCTAAGTTTAAGTCTTATTTTTATCTCAGTACATTACTAATAGCTTTCTGTGCCTTGGTTTTATTTACCAGCATTGGTATTTTACAGTCTTGAATGGCTGTAATGCCAGCTGAGCTGCCCTTTGTATCCCCAGTTTATTTGGTGTTAATCACTCAGGAATAACCCAAGTGGATTGAGTCTGGGGGCAAGTCTGTGCAGACAAGTTTTAAACTTCAGCTCTCATATTGTACCTTGCAAATAATTTGCATCCCACAGGAAGCACTTTGCACAATCGTGTACTGTTTCTCCTTGATGGGTGTGACTGATATGTTGTTACAGGCTGAAGACAGCTTTAAAAAATTGGAATAAACTTCTAACCCCTCTAAAACATTCATGAACTGGAagtttaatgagaattgacttttttttttaaatggtccttCACAAATAGTTCTTAAAACCGTCCTAAATCTTTTGTGACTAGAGCTCTATTTTATCTATCTCTATTTCTGCAAtcaattgtaaagcacagttcCAATACAGAAATTGGAAAACACACTTTCAAAAAGTTTGTCTTCCAGAATATAAAGTTACTTTAGTTTAACTCCTATTTAGTTATAGTGTTTCAATGGGTATTTTGGTCACAAATGTTCACAAAAGGTAACACAATAAAAGCAGAATTGCTCTGATGATAATCTGATCTGATGATCTGGGAagagtataaaatacattaactttgattcatgtactaagtgttactctcaaatgaattcacgatcgagtttatggtaaactgtgcatggatgacttagaaactcgctgtcagctgagtccccaaaactgggctgaattcgaaaatgcaaagcggcccagaatttgggacgttatctaaaaaccaaggcggcccagaatttgggacgttatctaaaaaccaaagcggcccagaatttgggacgttatctgaaaagcaaagcggcccagaatttgggacgtaaatgaaaacaggggaagtctatatgtaaaactgtgattacattagagataaactaatgtatcctgtaacaaaactgcaatagtgtatacattttatattaaaatatatcgcaaaaacgattatagatggtacttgaaagaaaaaagtacaccaccacagaaagccaattcttacattcgtgcataacatgataattcatataaagtaaatACCCATAGTTTCTTATaacagtacagcgtaataccacattatattttaatagtAAGGTTGcagaaagcagatcactctctctctctgatcacaatgttaaaaatgcctgcaagcttttccactcgtgtgacgacatattcatgtgacagacatggaccaatcaaaacgcgagactgttatgcggttccatcccaaaaaccgggcctgtgtcatacctcagcTTCAATACGCAAGCGCAGCTTTCGGTCAGTTCTGATGTAAAAAGGAAGCGACGGAACTGGAAGCCACACTGGGAAGTTTTGTATTTGACATCTGTCCTGTCATGCTCATATGCTGGTTGTACCCAAACCCAAGATGGCCGTCTGAGTTTCATTGAGTGATGACCCGAATCTTCAGTAGCACAACCTCTCGCGAGAGTAAGCGTTAACTACATCGCTTTTACCGTGTGTCTTGTGCTAGGAGAAGGTGAGGAActaatcatttgtttttaattttaagatgcagtatttttttttttttttttaagcgtacTAAAAATTGGCCGTTGTGTTTTTGTGCTTTTACCGAAAGTGATGATTTCTACTGGAATATTTGGTACACACAGATAATGGTGAATTTTATTTAGGCCgaatagtagtactgtatttacatttaaGTACGTTATGTATATAGTACACAGTGGTGCGGTGTCGTATACATTATCATTACGGTAATACATTtgttatcaaaaacaaaagctcaCTTGCATATTTTAGCGAGTTTTGGTGAATTCTGCAGGAACTGCTTGCTATCGAAGTGTGTAAATTATTTCAGGTGGTTGCAATTTTTGGCAAGTGCATTTACAACGCGTGTGGCTAAATTTCTCATCTAAAAACTTTTGTGCATCTTGGATAATTTTACATTTACTTACACCCACCCCATAAGTGATTAGGTGCTACACTGAA
The sequence above is a segment of the Acipenser ruthenus chromosome 7, fAciRut3.2 maternal haplotype, whole genome shotgun sequence genome. Coding sequences within it:
- the LOC117414670 gene encoding storkhead-box protein 1-like, which encodes MSQQQLQRVQLSTASLAIVLCRDEESLSSGVGKFSNPNGYDVFADFKSQNLKSFWNKRLVKAVSEVYFQGWMENFVLLVHGKSNSLEVLRESWMRRALRSPKRFIIRAMGDVSAVHMAPISQSQFIPLSEVLCSVISDMNAGNVVVNQEALIEHLMKHHPGMSIPTQDILYSALGSLIKERKIYHTGEGYFIVTPQTYFITNSLMKDNHKWLIPEKDHPSPPSVTYLVSTETCADTINDFVPSVAHCKSCHCFSQTPAQSAQDQQSISEHNGKGQRCSKETKTLVQHQSTSTAANYRPCEPLTARKDKVCKKFGLNLFRRNISKKEKHKKEYATYSGQFPPEEWPVRDEENLNNLPRDLEHEIIKRINPELTVDNLVRHTIMMKKIEEHRNVISKGTSTEMLATKHRHQSKSIAWKVAAKTTKHKKKGHSTKEKQRVKNKLALHRTELGEVIVDGNPESHPEYLHGHLRPEIIEEAELENQICDDPIDIETKNLYKKQIDNPFQGRPVRDAGAGKGLKGHKNREMKASRTERADRSMQRSKSWDSSRTKVVADNEDIRAVDDRHCKGMKANGLHYDESLDLKPVKECLGDFGSNYPESSTLRIEDKYKLLQNNQPRRNLFSDEPQKDTRYKVVPDGCAAGSLNRRFMARQTEESRVVEQTIHSLPPQVTYQCDATGMLPPWQRKTTGQHQPSSLLRQSNNKGARNQPGNADHLNTTYQQLNNKQSGLIIKSTALQTESSPMGSEVFTDEDQTLYQQAIEDDDACSSLYLNEDSEELESSEDSQSGSIHYQQPYSNASVWHNTAAEDHSASTCENHPAVFGSCYQQEEARWHDSTNRHLANPQNGTRIENSHRPMSQFIYEHLEEKEREVEEADLVDGSIFDFCQTSEADSDAETLHKSADEGDDKYEHWNLDQQTAENQRKQIEKKLELINNTHSAISGQSTQSVPVLGDYSITGDSGIDSPRTRMSLASSNLVILEGLKRRTFLQNLENLHSKNNVILSQNSLLPLTPVINV